The proteins below come from a single Acinonyx jubatus isolate Ajub_Pintada_27869175 chromosome A1, VMU_Ajub_asm_v1.0, whole genome shotgun sequence genomic window:
- the LOC106979783 gene encoding peptidoglycan recognition protein 4-like: MRMLLWLPVLLGLGSWSALSWNETQAKRISQGLQDLFGNISQLIDKGRLGLNVVSHKEWGAEAVGCSTPLTRPVDFFVTHLVPGLECHNRTACSQRLWELWDHHVHNNSWCDVAYNFLVGDDGRVYEGVGWNIQGMHTQGYNHISLGFAFFGTKEGHSPSPAALSAMEGLISYAIQKGHLSSMYVQPLLVKGENCLAPLQKASPKKACSNIVPRSAWEARKTHCPKMNLPAKYVVIFHTAGRTCIMSDECHLLVQDIQSFFIDRLNSCDIGYNFLVGQDGVIYEGVGWNVQGSRAPGYNDIALGIAFMGTFLGTPPNAAALEAAQNLIQCAVDKGYLTPDYLLVGHSDIVNTLSPGEALYNIIKTWPHFKH; this comes from the exons ATGAGGATGCTGctgtggcttcctgtcttgctgGGTCTTGGGAGCTGGA GTGCTCTCTCCTGGAATGAAACACAAGCCAAACGCATATCACAGGGCCTTCAGGACCTGTTTGGCAACATCTCTCAGCTTATTGATAAAGGAAGACTTGGTCTCAATG TGGTCTCTCACAAGGAGTGGGGGGCAGAAGCTGTTGGCTGCAGCACTCCACTGACCAGGCCTGTGGATTTCTTTGTCACGCACCTTGTCCCTGGACTGGAGTGTCACAACCGGACTGCATGTAGTCAGAGGCTGTGGGAACTCTGGGACCATCATGTGCACAACAACAGCTGGTGTGACGTGGCCTACAA CTTCCTGGTTGGAGACGATGGCAGGGTGTATGAAGGTGTTGGCTGGAACATCCAAGGCATGCACACCCAGGGCTACAACCACATCTCCCTGGGCTTTGCTTTCTTTGGCACCAAGGAAG GCCACAGTCCTAGCCCTGCTGCCCTGTCAGCCATGGAGGGTCTGATCTCCTATGCAATCCAGAAGGGCCACCTGTCCTCCATGTATGTTCAGCCACTTCTTGTGAAAGGTGAAAACTGCCTGGCCCCTCTGCAGAAGGCAAGCCCTAAGAAAG cttgctccaACATTGTCCCTCGATCTGCATGGGAGGCCAGGAAGACGCACTGTCCCAAGATGAACCTCCCAGCTAAGTATGTTGTCATTTTCCACACCGCTGGGAGAACCTGCATCATGTCTGATGAGTGCCACCTGCTGGTCCAAGATATCCAGTCCTTCTTCATAGACAGACTGAATTCGTGTGACATTGGGTATAA CTTCCTTGTGGGGCAGGATGGTGTCATTTATGAAGGAGTGGGCTGGAATGTCCAAGGCTCCCGTGCTCCTGGCTACAATGACATTGCCCTGGGCATTGCCTTCATGGGGACCTTCTTGG GTACCCCACCCAATGCTGCAGCCCTGGAGGCAGCCCAGAACCTGATCCAGTGTGCAGTGGACAAGGGGTATTTAACTCCCGACTACCTGCTGGTGGGACACAGTGATATTGTCAATACACTGTCTCCTGGGGAAGCTTTGTACAACATCATTAAGACTTGGCCTCATTTCAAACACTGA